From Pseudocalidococcus azoricus BACA0444, a single genomic window includes:
- a CDS encoding VOC family protein yields the protein MGTIQGIYEVGIGTPDLRAQVQYWQQLGYRISAMGQLSARESQALYGVDSALQSLRLGHQEADHGLVRLMAWESPTGPGLGLASMRMVGNRWGTTLTADLLNLLNHLELLTQESPETYRYTEPLWSQIYAAAKSARPWSDPLLGVRESLWLNPLTRHVFFQRFNYELPHYGTVNPHSLLQTSQITHVGLVIQGDSGEVLNFYDQVLGLLRARDGLVDHYEDNPAARPILALGPGDYYYTTDFDDPRSNITELRQVRSGRLKVIRFPKSLNLENKLQNSKPGQLGMSLYTYRIKPILEFWQRVKASTATQVTEIILNEFDEPSFSFVAPDGYFWTLVS from the coding sequence ATGGGAACAATCCAAGGCATTTATGAAGTGGGGATTGGCACACCGGATTTACGCGCCCAGGTGCAGTATTGGCAGCAGTTGGGCTATCGGATCAGCGCAATGGGTCAATTATCAGCGAGAGAATCCCAGGCCTTGTATGGGGTAGATTCAGCTTTGCAGTCATTGCGCTTAGGGCATCAGGAGGCGGATCATGGCTTGGTACGACTCATGGCCTGGGAAAGCCCGACGGGGCCTGGCCTGGGGTTGGCTTCGATGAGGATGGTTGGTAATCGCTGGGGAACAACTTTAACTGCTGATCTGTTAAATCTTTTGAACCATCTGGAACTGCTCACTCAAGAATCACCCGAAACATACCGCTACACCGAACCCCTGTGGAGTCAAATTTATGCTGCTGCCAAGTCCGCCCGACCCTGGAGTGATCCATTACTGGGAGTGCGAGAAAGTTTGTGGCTGAACCCATTGACCCGTCATGTTTTCTTTCAGCGGTTTAATTACGAACTCCCGCACTATGGCACGGTTAATCCCCATTCATTGCTCCAAACCAGTCAAATTACCCATGTTGGCCTGGTGATTCAAGGGGACAGTGGGGAGGTGCTGAATTTTTATGACCAGGTATTAGGGCTGTTGCGCGCTCGGGATGGCCTGGTGGATCACTATGAAGACAATCCCGCGGCTCGGCCTATTTTGGCTCTGGGGCCTGGAGATTATTACTACACCACTGATTTTGATGATCCCCGCTCGAACATAACAGAATTGAGGCAAGTCAGATCTGGCCGGCTAAAGGTGATTCGCTTTCCAAAATCTTTAAATTTGGAGAATAAACTACAAAACTCAAAACCAGGCCAGCTGGGGATGTCCCTTTATACCTATCGCATCAAGCCTATCTTAGAATTTTGGCAACGAGTTAAAGCCAGTACAGCCACCCAAGTCACAGAGATTATCCTGAATGAATTTGATGAACCGAGCTTTTCCTTTGTGGCTCCCGATGGCTATTTCTGGACTTTAGTAAGTTAG
- a CDS encoding DUF29 family protein, with product MTMPTPTQVNVLYDQDSLAWTEQQAQFLRLGRLDQLDLENLIAEIESFPEIYPRPVHLQKLRCLPKPSKSRLRITSVANLLKSRNSHREPQRKSSVHQIHSG from the coding sequence ATGACTATGCCGACTCCAACTCAAGTAAATGTCCTTTACGATCAAGACTCTTTGGCCTGGACAGAGCAGCAAGCGCAGTTTCTTCGGCTGGGGCGGCTTGACCAACTCGATCTTGAAAACCTGATCGCGGAAATTGAATCCTTTCCCGAGATTTACCCCAGGCCTGTCCATTTACAGAAGCTCAGATGTTTACCGAAGCCATCGAAATCTAGGCTGAGAATTACCAGTGTTGCTAACTTACTAAAGTCCAGAAATAGCCATCGGGAGCCACAAAGGAAAAGCTCGGTTCATCAAATTCATTCAGGATAA
- a CDS encoding beta-class carbonic anhydrase, with protein sequence MSQVLAEVLAANQSYVENFGDKGELPLPPGRHFAILTCMDARLDPAKYAGLAEGDAHVIRNAGGRASDDAIRSLIISYKLLGTREWFVIHHSNCGMELFTDAVIRGLLSQSLETAVIDESGWRDVGQAFKSAFPEEAQFIDWLTFTDLAASVVADVRRIRRHPLVPSNIPIYGFIYDVKTGQLIEVTQATEAGKVQANSTKT encoded by the coding sequence ATGAGCCAAGTTTTAGCAGAGGTTTTGGCAGCCAATCAGAGCTATGTTGAGAATTTTGGTGATAAGGGCGAATTACCGTTACCCCCAGGCCGGCATTTTGCAATTCTCACCTGTATGGATGCTCGCCTTGATCCGGCTAAATACGCTGGCCTGGCGGAAGGAGATGCCCATGTGATTCGCAATGCTGGGGGACGGGCCAGTGATGATGCGATTCGCTCCTTGATCATTTCCTACAAGCTTTTGGGAACACGGGAATGGTTTGTGATTCATCACTCTAATTGCGGCATGGAGCTTTTTACCGATGCAGTGATTCGGGGACTCCTCAGCCAAAGTTTAGAAACAGCGGTGATTGATGAATCTGGTTGGCGGGATGTCGGGCAAGCGTTTAAGTCGGCATTTCCCGAAGAAGCTCAGTTTATTGATTGGCTGACCTTTACAGATTTAGCCGCGAGTGTTGTTGCTGATGTTCGCCGGATTCGCCGTCACCCCCTAGTCCCCAGCAATATTCCCATTTACGGGTTTATTTACGATGTGAAGACGGGGCAGTTGATTGAAGTGACCCAGGCCACGGAAGCGGGTAAAGTCCAGGCTAATTCAACTAAAACCTAG
- a CDS encoding YidH family protein, protein MNNSLELKSPESDSKTPKKKNLNRIRDHLANERTYLAWMRSAVALMGFGVLIVRLRILRPPLAIQPPGNGWRLGLAFAVVGLLTVLLSMQHYFTVRDDIENDTYEPPDRWVIISSLSIILLGVGVFYYVFAAPLDDIGTILLE, encoded by the coding sequence ATGAATAACTCCCTTGAACTGAAGTCGCCGGAATCGGACAGCAAGACCCCTAAGAAAAAGAATCTCAATCGGATTCGGGATCATCTGGCCAATGAACGCACCTACCTGGCCTGGATGCGGAGTGCGGTCGCTCTGATGGGATTTGGGGTGCTGATTGTCCGCTTGCGGATTTTGCGGCCCCCTTTAGCAATTCAACCTCCGGGGAATGGTTGGCGGTTGGGCTTGGCTTTTGCCGTGGTGGGTTTGCTTACTGTCTTGCTTTCAATGCAACATTATTTTACGGTGCGGGATGATATTGAAAACGATACTTATGAGCCGCCGGATCGCTGGGTGATTATTTCCAGTTTGAGTATTATTCTTTTGGGGGTGGGGGTCTTTTACTATGTGTTTGCCGCTCCCCTGGATGATATTGGCACAATTCTCCTGGAGTAA
- a CDS encoding O-acetylhomoserine aminocarboxypropyltransferase/cysteine synthase family protein, translated as MSPSYRFETLQVHAGQEPAPGTNARAVPIYQTSSYVFDDAAHGARLFALEEFGNIYTRIMNPTTDVFEKRIAALEGGVAALATSSGQAAQFLAISNIAQAGDNIVSTSYLYGGTYNQFKVTLPRLGIGVKFVAGDEAEDFRAAIDENTKALYVESIGNPQFNIPDFAALAHVAHENGIPLIVDNTFGAAGYLVRPIEHGADIVVQSATKWIGGHGTSIGGVIVDSGKFDWGNGKFPLFTEPAPGYHGLNFYDAFGPSSPFGNIAFIIRARVEGLRDIGAALSPFNAFLFLQGLETLSLRLDRHLSNTLELAQWLETLPQVAWVNYPGLPNHPYHERAKKYLQHGFGGVLNFGIRGGYEAGRAFINAVKLASHLANVGDAKTLIIHPTSTTHQQLSPEEQTLAGVTPDLVRVSVGIEHIEDTALSASIWYIQALNLIQNRGVAP; from the coding sequence ATGAGTCCTTCCTATCGCTTTGAAACGCTCCAAGTTCATGCAGGCCAAGAACCGGCCCCCGGAACCAATGCGCGGGCAGTCCCGATTTATCAAACCAGTTCCTACGTTTTTGATGATGCCGCTCACGGGGCCAGACTCTTTGCCTTAGAGGAATTTGGCAATATCTACACCCGGATCATGAACCCAACAACGGATGTGTTTGAAAAGCGGATTGCCGCCTTAGAAGGGGGAGTGGCAGCCCTAGCAACATCCAGTGGTCAAGCAGCCCAGTTTTTGGCGATTAGTAACATTGCCCAGGCCGGGGATAATATTGTCTCCACCAGCTATTTATACGGCGGCACCTATAACCAGTTCAAAGTGACGCTACCCAGACTAGGAATTGGGGTGAAATTTGTGGCGGGGGATGAAGCGGAGGATTTCCGAGCGGCCATTGATGAAAATACGAAAGCCCTTTATGTCGAGTCCATTGGCAACCCGCAGTTTAATATTCCGGATTTTGCCGCCCTGGCCCATGTCGCCCATGAAAACGGGATTCCTCTAATTGTGGACAATACCTTTGGTGCAGCGGGGTACTTAGTTCGACCGATTGAGCATGGGGCCGATATTGTGGTTCAGTCAGCGACAAAATGGATTGGCGGCCATGGGACTTCGATTGGCGGGGTGATTGTGGACTCCGGGAAGTTTGACTGGGGGAATGGTAAGTTTCCGCTCTTTACCGAACCGGCTCCGGGCTATCATGGTTTGAATTTTTATGATGCCTTTGGCCCCAGTAGCCCCTTTGGCAACATTGCCTTTATTATTCGGGCCCGAGTCGAAGGCTTACGGGATATTGGCGCGGCCTTAAGTCCGTTCAATGCCTTTTTGTTTTTACAAGGCCTGGAAACCCTATCACTGCGGTTAGATCGGCATTTATCAAACACTTTAGAACTGGCTCAGTGGTTAGAAACGCTGCCCCAAGTGGCCTGGGTGAACTATCCCGGCTTGCCGAACCATCCCTATCACGAGCGGGCGAAAAAATATCTCCAGCATGGCTTCGGCGGAGTGCTGAATTTTGGCATCAGGGGCGGTTATGAAGCGGGGCGGGCCTTTATTAATGCCGTCAAACTTGCCAGTCACTTGGCCAATGTTGGAGATGCCAAAACCTTGATCATCCATCCCACCTCCACCACCCATCAACAACTCAGCCCCGAGGAGCAAACATTGGCCGGAGTCACTCCAGATCTAGTGCGGGTTTCCGTCGGAATTGAACATATCGAGGATACAGCACTTTCGGCATCTATTTGGTACATTCAAGCCTTGAATCTAATTCAAAACAGGGGTGTAGCACCTTAA
- the metX gene encoding homoserine O-acetyltransferase MetX, which yields MRYQALISPETQFYQHPQPLTLELGGTLTGVQVAYRTWGQLNQSCNNGVLVCHAFTGSADVEQWWEPLLGPGHCLDPTQDFIICSNILGSCYGTTGPTSINPLTQALYGPNFPAITIRDMVHLQAELLKALGVKQLRLVIGGSLGGMQVLEWAVLYPEMVAAIVPIAVSGQHSAWCIGLHEAQRQAIYADPHWQNGYYTQTPARGLAVARMIAMNTYRSWDSFQMRYGRTYQANDFRIANYLNYQGEKFVERFDANCYITLTQAMDRHDLTRGYQSYTQVLQSIAQPTLVIGIDTDILYPPSEPEELAELIPNAQLHWLNSPHGHDAFLINMTELNQSVLEFRQRQTDPFTPALAWH from the coding sequence ATGCGCTACCAGGCCCTCATTTCACCAGAGACTCAGTTCTATCAGCATCCACAGCCCTTGACTTTAGAGTTGGGGGGAACCTTAACGGGGGTGCAAGTCGCCTATCGAACCTGGGGGCAGCTTAATCAGAGTTGCAATAATGGGGTACTGGTTTGCCATGCCTTTACCGGATCAGCCGATGTCGAGCAATGGTGGGAACCGCTATTAGGCCCAGGCCACTGTCTTGATCCAACTCAGGATTTTATTATTTGCAGCAATATTCTCGGCAGTTGCTATGGGACGACTGGCCCGACTTCGATTAATCCGTTAACTCAAGCTCTCTACGGCCCTAATTTTCCAGCAATTACGATTCGGGACATGGTACATCTCCAGGCCGAGTTACTCAAAGCCTTGGGGGTAAAACAGTTACGATTGGTCATTGGCGGCTCCTTAGGCGGGATGCAGGTTTTGGAGTGGGCGGTTTTATATCCCGAAATGGTGGCGGCGATTGTGCCGATTGCGGTTTCCGGGCAACACTCGGCCTGGTGTATTGGGTTGCATGAGGCTCAACGGCAAGCGATTTATGCGGATCCCCACTGGCAAAACGGCTACTACACCCAAACTCCAGCCCGGGGCCTGGCGGTGGCGCGGATGATTGCCATGAACACCTATCGGTCTTGGGATAGTTTTCAAATGCGTTATGGACGGACTTACCAGGCCAATGATTTTCGGATTGCCAACTATTTGAACTACCAAGGGGAAAAGTTTGTCGAACGGTTTGATGCCAACTGCTATATCACCCTGACCCAGGCCATGGATCGCCATGATTTAACACGGGGCTACCAATCCTATACTCAGGTTCTTCAAAGCATTGCACAACCGACTCTAGTGATTGGCATTGATACGGATATTCTCTATCCCCCCAGTGAACCGGAAGAATTGGCAGAATTGATCCCTAATGCCCAACTCCACTGGCTGAACTCCCCCCATGGCCATGATGCCTTTTTGATTAATATGACCGAACTCAATCAGAGCGTATTGGAGTTTCGCCAGCGTCAAACCGATCCGTTTACCCCAGCCCTGGCCTGGCATTAA
- a CDS encoding RNA-guided endonuclease InsQ/TnpB family protein produces the protein MRLVERTNIRKSEPYFSVIDDLAWRAKNLYNLANFHVRQEFFKTGNYIGFFDLYHLLKTTDAYLDLPTKVSKQVVKRVAKTWKGFMAAHRDWQKNPGKYLGEPRIPRYLDKEQGRYLVPFPVDAISKPTFKQGFVKPSMTEMLIPTKVTGRVCEVRFVPGTDCYVMEVVYEVPDTELTGSNGIVAGIDLGLNNLCTVAINKADIAPLIVNGKGLKAVNQLYNKTRAKFQSKLTGKRKSSKRLRQLTQKRNQRIDSALHQASRLVLNYCMENNVSVIVVGYNSQWKQNISIGKRNNQQFVQLSHRKLVEQLKYKASLLGIEVIETEESYTSKCSALDLEPLKKQATYLGKRVMRGLFQTAKGLRINADHNGAINIIRKVFSDELVSELIEALPLCPRVVNPV, from the coding sequence ATGAGATTAGTCGAACGAACAAATATTCGTAAAAGCGAACCGTACTTTTCTGTAATTGATGACCTTGCCTGGAGAGCTAAGAATTTGTACAACTTGGCGAATTTCCATGTACGCCAAGAGTTTTTTAAGACTGGAAATTACATCGGCTTTTTCGATTTGTATCACCTCTTGAAAACCACGGATGCTTATTTGGATTTGCCTACGAAGGTTTCTAAACAAGTCGTGAAGCGTGTTGCAAAGACCTGGAAAGGTTTCATGGCAGCGCATCGTGACTGGCAAAAGAACCCCGGCAAATACTTGGGCGAGCCTCGTATCCCTCGCTACCTCGACAAAGAGCAAGGGAGATACTTGGTTCCATTTCCAGTGGACGCAATCAGCAAGCCCACTTTCAAACAAGGCTTTGTCAAACCTTCCATGACTGAAATGTTGATTCCAACAAAGGTCACTGGTCGGGTGTGCGAAGTCCGTTTTGTACCTGGAACTGATTGCTATGTCATGGAGGTGGTGTACGAAGTACCTGACACTGAGTTGACTGGAAGCAATGGAATTGTCGCTGGTATTGACTTGGGACTGAATAACCTCTGCACCGTTGCAATCAATAAGGCAGACATCGCCCCACTGATTGTGAATGGCAAAGGTTTGAAAGCCGTCAATCAGTTGTACAACAAGACTCGTGCGAAGTTTCAATCGAAGTTGACTGGCAAGCGTAAGTCCTCGAAGCGGCTGCGTCAGTTGACCCAAAAACGGAATCAGCGTATTGATTCGGCACTGCACCAAGCAAGCCGACTTGTCTTGAACTACTGCATGGAAAACAACGTCAGTGTCATCGTGGTTGGATACAACAGTCAATGGAAACAAAACATTTCCATCGGAAAGCGTAACAACCAACAATTCGTTCAACTGTCGCACCGCAAACTGGTGGAGCAACTGAAGTACAAAGCGTCCTTGCTTGGCATTGAGGTCATTGAAACCGAAGAAAGCTATACCAGCAAATGTTCTGCTCTTGATCTGGAGCCTTTGAAAAAACAAGCAACGTACCTCGGCAAAAGAGTGATGCGAGGCTTGTTCCAGACTGCCAAAGGCCTGAGAATTAACGCAGATCATAATGGGGCTATTAACATTATTCGCAAAGTATTCAGCGATGAGCTTGTCTCGGAGTTGATAGAGGCACTGCCGTTGTGCCCCAGAGTGGTTAATCCAGTCTGA
- the cobM gene encoding precorrin-4 C(11)-methyltransferase, which produces METGKLYLIGAGPGDPDLLTVKAQRLISQADVIFYANSLIPPEILHLAQADCELIPTADQVLETVLPLMIKHVQAGRLVLRLQSGDPCLYSTLHEQLQALTQANIPVEVIPGISAFQLAAAKLQVELTIPELVQTIILTRISGRTQVPAQEALAHLAAHQASLCLYLSARHVEQAQAELLLHYPPDTPVAICFRLGWPDEQIHVVPLTEMANVTQAHHLYRTTLYLVTPALRPDQGSRSQLYHPHHQRLFRSQAMNQTQP; this is translated from the coding sequence TTGGAAACAGGCAAACTTTATTTAATTGGCGCGGGGCCTGGGGATCCTGACCTCTTGACAGTCAAAGCCCAACGCTTAATTTCCCAGGCCGATGTAATTTTTTATGCCAACTCCCTCATTCCCCCGGAGATTCTCCATTTAGCCCAGGCCGACTGTGAACTCATCCCGACCGCAGATCAGGTTCTGGAAACGGTGCTGCCCCTGATGATTAAGCACGTCCAGGCGGGGCGATTAGTGCTGCGTTTGCAATCCGGTGATCCATGCCTCTACAGCACCCTCCACGAACAACTCCAAGCCCTAACCCAGGCAAATATTCCGGTAGAAGTGATTCCTGGAATTAGTGCCTTTCAACTCGCAGCGGCCAAGCTCCAAGTCGAACTCACCATTCCCGAACTGGTTCAAACCATTATCCTCACCCGGATCAGTGGCCGCACCCAAGTTCCAGCCCAGGAAGCATTAGCTCACCTTGCCGCCCACCAGGCCAGCCTCTGTCTATACCTCAGTGCCCGCCATGTGGAACAAGCCCAAGCGGAATTACTCCTTCACTATCCCCCTGATACCCCTGTGGCGATTTGTTTTCGGTTGGGCTGGCCTGATGAACAGATTCATGTGGTTCCCCTTACCGAGATGGCTAACGTCACCCAGGCCCATCATCTTTATCGAACAACGTTATATTTAGTCACTCCGGCCTTACGACCTGATCAGGGCAGCCGTTCGCAACTCTATCACCCTCACCATCAGCGTTTGTTCCGCAGCCAGGCCATGAATCAGACTCAACCATGA
- a CDS encoding cytochrome c biogenesis protein CcdA, giving the protein MASVQELFYALEQWANQIVVAQLTDLNLVSIAIIFMAGLLTSLTPCTLSMLPITIGYIGGYNAENRLQAAKQSAWFALGLATTLAILGIIAALAGKIYGQVGPGLTIVVSLVAIIMGLNLLNALPITLPTWPGLEELPERVPKGLRSYVLGGSFGLVAAPCSTPVLATLLAWVAANQKPVVGAGLLLAYTVGYVLPLVIAGTFTASIKKLLALRQWSAWITPASGVLLVGFGVVSLAVRLLPRV; this is encoded by the coding sequence GTGGCCAGTGTTCAAGAACTTTTTTATGCCTTGGAGCAATGGGCCAATCAAATTGTGGTGGCTCAACTCACTGACCTCAATCTTGTTAGCATTGCCATTATTTTTATGGCCGGATTACTCACCAGCCTCACCCCCTGTACTCTTTCGATGTTGCCGATCACCATTGGCTATATTGGTGGCTACAATGCCGAAAATCGCCTACAAGCAGCAAAACAATCAGCTTGGTTTGCCTTGGGGTTAGCCACAACCTTAGCGATCTTGGGGATCATTGCCGCCTTGGCAGGGAAAATCTATGGACAAGTGGGGCCGGGGTTAACCATTGTGGTCAGTTTAGTAGCGATCATCATGGGCTTAAATTTGCTCAATGCTTTGCCGATTACTTTACCCACTTGGCCAGGCCTGGAGGAACTTCCTGAGCGGGTTCCCAAGGGATTGAGATCCTATGTGCTAGGAGGAAGTTTTGGCCTGGTGGCGGCTCCCTGTAGTACTCCCGTCTTGGCAACGCTCTTGGCCTGGGTGGCAGCAAATCAAAAACCTGTGGTCGGAGCCGGATTGTTATTAGCCTATACAGTTGGTTATGTGTTGCCTCTGGTCATAGCGGGTACATTTACAGCCAGTATCAAAAAGCTCTTGGCCCTGCGTCAATGGTCGGCCTGGATTACCCCAGCCAGTGGTGTCCTATTGGTCGGTTTTGGCGTGGTTTCCTTGGCGGTGCGGTTATTGCCGAGGGTCTAG
- the argC gene encoding N-acetyl-gamma-glutamyl-phosphate reductase, whose translation MTQMEAISVAIVGASGYGGVQLVRLLLEHPLTTITYLGGEGSAGRPYSDLYPHLQHCLDLTVEAVDVDVIASKAQVVFLSLPNGLALELAQPLLAKGCKVLDLSADYRFRDLATYRQWYGTERQDDQLAAQAVYGLPELYRDKIALAQLVGCPGCYPTASLLALSPLLKQGLVLPETVIIDAKSGTSGGGRQGKINLLLAEADASLAAYGVARHRHTPEIEQICSDLAGQTVKVQFTPHLIPMPRGILATVYATLRDPGLVREDLITIFQAFYRHSPWVKILPPGIYPQTKWACGTNLCYIGIEVDERTGRVIIMSAIDNLMKGQAGQAVQCLNLMSGWSETLGLPQLAFYP comes from the coding sequence ATGACTCAAATGGAAGCCATATCAGTCGCAATTGTTGGGGCCTCTGGTTATGGTGGTGTGCAATTAGTCCGGCTCCTCCTTGAGCATCCCTTAACCACAATTACCTACCTGGGGGGCGAGGGCAGTGCGGGGCGACCCTATAGCGATCTCTATCCCCATTTGCAGCATTGTCTGGACTTAACCGTGGAAGCGGTGGATGTGGATGTCATTGCCTCCAAAGCCCAAGTCGTCTTTTTGTCCCTACCCAATGGCCTGGCCCTGGAACTTGCCCAACCGCTGTTAGCAAAAGGCTGTAAAGTCCTCGACCTTTCGGCAGATTATCGTTTTCGCGATTTAGCCACCTATCGTCAGTGGTACGGTACAGAGCGTCAGGATGATCAGCTTGCAGCCCAGGCTGTGTATGGTTTACCCGAACTCTATCGCGATAAAATTGCCCTGGCCCAGTTAGTGGGTTGTCCCGGCTGTTATCCCACGGCCAGCTTATTAGCCCTCTCCCCACTGCTGAAACAGGGCCTGGTGCTCCCAGAAACCGTGATTATTGATGCTAAATCTGGGACATCCGGTGGCGGCCGGCAAGGGAAAATTAATCTCCTTTTAGCCGAGGCCGATGCCTCCCTCGCTGCCTATGGTGTCGCCCGCCATCGCCATACCCCTGAAATTGAGCAAATTTGCAGTGACTTGGCGGGACAAACGGTGAAAGTCCAATTTACTCCCCATCTGATCCCGATGCCTCGCGGGATTTTGGCGACAGTCTATGCAACGCTGCGGGATCCCGGCCTGGTGCGAGAAGATTTAATTACTATTTTCCAAGCCTTTTATCGCCATTCTCCCTGGGTGAAGATTTTACCACCGGGAATTTATCCCCAAACTAAATGGGCCTGTGGGACAAATCTCTGCTACATCGGCATTGAGGTGGATGAGCGTACTGGACGGGTAATTATTATGTCTGCCATTGATAACCTGATGAAGGGCCAGGCTGGTCAAGCGGTGCAGTGTCTTAACCTCATGTCGGGCTGGTCAGAAACCCTCGGTTTACCGCAGTTGGCTTTTTATCCTTAG
- the ribBA gene encoding bifunctional 3,4-dihydroxy-2-butanone-4-phosphate synthase/GTP cyclohydrolase II, with protein sequence MTHSSESDFEFDSITSALTALKQGQAIVVVDDESRENEGDVICAAQFATPALINFMAVNARGLICLAMEGERLDQLDLPLMVTTNTDSNQTAFTVSIDAGPHLGVSTGISAEDRARTIQVAIQAQTQPSDLRRPGHIFPLRAREGGVLKRAGHTEAAVDLARLAGLYPAGVICEIQNPDGSMARLPELIQYAQQYDLKIISIADLISYRLQHERFIYREAIAKLPSEYGEFQIYAYRNGLDQSEHVAIVKGNPATFSQEAVLVRVHSECLTGDALGSLRCDCRMQLQAALKMLESAGQGVVVYLRQEGRGIGLVNKLRAYSLQDMGLDTVEANEHLGFPADLRNYGVGAQILNDLGVKKIRLITNNPRKIAGLKGYGLEVVDRVPLLIEANDFNSTYLATKAEKLGHMLLQTYLVTVAIQWQQPPATVTERYEHLEKLRDLAQAQHLLLQEEARPVAQALFGETDLVFHLGLDQPDVAAPNWYQQPGHPYLLAVQNMLGQLTSGKWLSQLEFLISTGVDPMRSLQVGLERETYALSASVSDTGQAWQPQVIYTVNL encoded by the coding sequence GTGACTCACTCCTCTGAATCTGACTTTGAATTTGATTCCATTACCTCTGCTCTGACGGCATTAAAACAAGGCCAGGCCATTGTTGTCGTGGATGATGAGAGCCGGGAAAACGAAGGGGATGTCATTTGTGCGGCCCAGTTTGCTACCCCAGCCCTGATTAACTTTATGGCGGTCAATGCCCGGGGACTGATTTGTCTCGCCATGGAGGGAGAGCGGCTGGATCAACTGGATTTGCCCCTGATGGTAACCACCAATACCGATAGTAATCAAACCGCCTTCACGGTTAGTATTGATGCCGGGCCCCACTTGGGGGTTTCCACGGGAATTTCTGCCGAAGACCGAGCTAGGACGATTCAAGTTGCCATCCAGGCCCAGACCCAACCCAGTGATTTACGCCGACCGGGCCATATTTTTCCCCTCAGGGCGCGCGAAGGCGGGGTGCTGAAACGGGCGGGGCATACAGAAGCAGCGGTAGATTTGGCCAGGTTAGCGGGGCTATATCCGGCAGGAGTGATCTGTGAAATTCAAAATCCCGATGGCTCAATGGCCCGCTTACCAGAATTAATTCAATACGCCCAACAATACGACCTCAAAATTATTAGCATTGCGGATTTGATTAGTTATCGGCTCCAACATGAGCGATTTATTTATCGGGAAGCCATCGCCAAATTGCCCTCAGAATATGGGGAGTTCCAAATCTATGCCTATCGCAATGGCCTAGACCAGTCGGAACACGTCGCAATTGTGAAAGGCAACCCCGCAACCTTTAGTCAAGAGGCTGTTTTAGTCCGGGTACATTCGGAATGTTTGACAGGCGATGCCCTTGGCTCCTTACGATGTGATTGTCGGATGCAGTTACAGGCGGCCCTGAAAATGTTGGAAAGTGCCGGACAAGGGGTGGTGGTGTATCTGCGGCAGGAGGGACGGGGGATTGGGCTAGTCAATAAACTGCGGGCCTACTCCCTCCAAGATATGGGTCTGGATACGGTTGAAGCAAATGAGCATTTAGGGTTTCCGGCTGACCTGCGTAATTATGGGGTGGGGGCGCAAATCCTCAATGATCTTGGGGTTAAAAAAATTCGTCTGATTACCAATAATCCCCGCAAAATTGCTGGTTTGAAGGGCTATGGCCTGGAAGTTGTCGATCGAGTGCCGTTGTTAATTGAAGCCAATGATTTTAACTCCACCTACCTAGCCACCAAAGCCGAAAAACTCGGGCATATGCTCCTGCAAACTTATCTAGTTACGGTGGCAATTCAATGGCAGCAACCACCCGCAACCGTCACAGAACGCTATGAGCATTTAGAAAAACTACGTGATCTAGCCCAGGCCCAGCACTTACTGCTGCAAGAAGAAGCCCGTCCAGTGGCCCAGGCCCTATTTGGGGAGACAGATTTGGTTTTTCACCTGGGCCTGGATCAACCGGATGTGGCCGCTCCCAATTGGTATCAACAACCGGGCCACCCCTACCTCTTAGCGGTGCAAAACATGCTGGGGCAACTCACCAGCGGAAAATGGCTGAGTCAGTTAGAGTTTCTCATCTCCACAGGTGTCGATCCAATGCGTAGCTTACAGGTGGGCCTGGAACGGGAAACTTACGCCCTCTCGGCATCAGTCTCGGATACAGGCCAGGCCTGGCAACCACAAGTCATCTACACAGTCAACTTATAA